One window of the Vicinamibacteria bacterium genome contains the following:
- the rpsL gene encoding 30S ribosomal protein S12, whose amino-acid sequence MPTVSQLVRIGRTKLRSKTDSPALQGSPQKRGVCVRVFTSTPKKPNSALRKVARVRLTNGIEVTAYIPGVGHNLQEHSIVLIRGGRVKDLPGVRYHIVRGTLDAVGVQGRKRSRSKYGAKRPKA is encoded by the coding sequence GTGCCCACGGTCAGCCAGCTGGTCCGGATCGGTCGGACGAAACTCCGGTCGAAGACTGACAGCCCGGCCCTCCAGGGATCGCCGCAGAAGCGGGGTGTTTGTGTCCGCGTTTTCACCTCCACCCCCAAGAAGCCCAACTCGGCCCTCCGCAAGGTGGCCCGGGTGCGGCTGACCAACGGGATCGAGGTCACGGCTTACATCCCGGGGGTGGGCCACAACCTGCAAGAGCACTCGATCGTGCTCATCCGGGGGGGGCGGGTCAAGGACCTGCCCGGCGTGCGCTACCACATCGTGCGGGGCACGCTGGACGCGGTCGGGGTCCAGGGGCGGAAGCGGTCGCGAAGCAAGTACGGGGCGAAGCGACCCAAGGCATAG
- the rpsG gene encoding 30S ribosomal protein S7 has product MSRRGLVARREVLADPLYNSALVTKFINCMMYGGKRSTSQQIVYGALNVVQSKTQEDPLKVFKKAVDNVKPSLEVKSRRVGGSNYQVPVEVNPARRTSLALRWIISFARKRPERTMVQKLAMEFMDAANLRGGAVKKREDTHKMAEANKAFAHYRW; this is encoded by the coding sequence ATGTCACGTCGTGGGCTCGTCGCGCGCAGGGAGGTCCTGGCGGACCCTCTCTATAACAGCGCACTCGTCACCAAGTTCATCAACTGCATGATGTATGGGGGCAAGCGTTCCACCTCCCAGCAGATCGTGTACGGCGCCCTGAACGTCGTGCAGTCCAAGACCCAGGAGGACCCCCTCAAGGTCTTCAAGAAAGCCGTAGACAACGTGAAGCCCTCCCTGGAGGTCAAGAGCCGCCGGGTGGGGGGGTCCAACTATCAGGTCCCGGTGGAGGTGAACCCTGCTCGTCGCACCTCCCTCGCCCTGCGCTGGATCATCTCCTTCGCCCGCAAGCGTCCCGAGCGCACCATGGTCCAGAAACTGGCCATGGAGTTCATGGACGCCGCCAATCTTCGGGGAGGGGCGGTGAAGAAGCGGGAAGACACGCACAAGATGGCGGAGGCCAACAAGGCCTTCGCGCACTACCGGTGGTGA